The Haloplanus sp. GDY1 genomic sequence TGGCCGTGGTAGGTCAGCGACCCGTCGGCGCCGCCGGTGTCGAGGCGCTCGTCGAGGCGGAAGGCGTCGAGATACTCCATGACCCCGTAGGTGCCGTCGGCCACGGCGTCGACGTCAGCGCCGGTGAGCAGGTCGCGGTACTCGTCCTGGAACATGACGGCGTCGGAGGGTTCGACGAGCACCACGTCCCAGCCGTCGCGGACGCGGGGCGCGAGGGCGTCGACGTTCGTCGCCGCTCGCTCGCGTGCCTCGTCGAGAAAGCCCTTCGAGAACGGCGGCCGGCCGCTGCCGGCGACGTCCCGCGGGATCGCGACGTGGACGTTCGCCGCCTCCAGCACCCTGACCGCGGCCTTCCCGGACTCGGGGTGGTTGTACGTGGTGTAGGCGTCCGGGAAGAGCAGGACCTTGCGGTCGGCCTCGGCCTCGGGCACCCGGGATCCGCCCCGGTCGTCGAACCAGTCGACGAGCGACTCGCGGTGGAAGGTGGGCAGGGTGCGATCCTTCGCGATGCCGAGGGTCTTCTCCAAGAGCGTGCGGGCGCCCGGCACCTTCGTCGCCCAGTTCGACAGCGGCGCCAGCGCGGAGCCCAGCCGGTTCATCGTCTCGACGTTCGCGAACAGTTTGTCGCGCAGGCTGGCGCCGTGTCGCTGGTGGTGTTCGTGGGTCACCTCCGCCTTCAGCTTCGCGAGGTCCACCTCGCTCGGACAGTCCTTCGAGCAGCCCTTGCAGCCGATACAGAGGTCGAGCACCTCGTGCATGAACTCCACGTCCGTGGCGTCGCCGTCCAGGTCGCCGCTCATGGCCTGCCGGAGCAGGTTCGCCCGGCCGCGGGTGGCGGTGATCTCCTCCTGGCTGGCGCGGTAGGTCGGGCACATCACGCCGCCGGTCGTCTCCTGCGGGCCGCGACAGCCGCCACAGCCGTGACAGAGTTCGACCATGCCCTGCATCCCGTTCTCGTTGTCCCAGTCGAGCGCGGGGTCGAAGCCGGCGTCGAACTCGTAGTCGGGGTCGAACCGCAGATTCTCGGTCATGTCGACGTCGCCACAGACCGTCCCCGGGTTGAGTATCCAGTCGGGGTCGTACGCCGACTTCAGGTCGCGGAACGTCTCCCACAGGCGGTCGCCGTACAGCTTCCGGTTCCACTGGGTGCGGGCGCGGCCGTCGCCGTGTTCGCCCGAGACGGAGCCGTCGTACTTCACCACGAGATCCGTCGCGGCGTCGGCGATGGACTCCATCTGAGCGACGCCCTCGACGGTCTTGGTGTTGACCAGCGGCCGGATGTGGAGGACGCCGGGGCCGGCGTGGGCGTAGTAGCTCGCGAACGTGTCGTGGTCGTCGAGCATCGCTTGGAAGTCCGCGACGTAGTCCGGGAGGTTCTCGGCCGGGATGGCGGTGTCCTCGATGAACGCGATGTGTTTGGCGTCGCTGGTGCGCCCGAGCAGGATGGGGAGCCCGGACTTGCGCATCTTCCAGAACTTCTCGCGGGTCTCGGCGTCGTGGGCCTCCATCGCCGCCCGGGCGCGTCGGGGGGCGGCCGTCCGGTCGGCGGCGCCGTCGCTCGGGTCGGCGTCGGGGTCGCCGTCGGGCACCCGATCGGCGATCAGGTCCGCCACCAACGCCTTTCCCGCCGCGTCGCTCTCGGCGTAGAACTCCACGAGCAGCACGGAGTCGGTCCCCTCGGGGAGGGTGCCGACCACGTCCGCGAACTCAGCGGTGTCGCGCGCCAGGTCGAGCAACACGTCGTCGAGGACCTCCACCGCCGCGGGGTCGTGTTCGAGGATGGGGGCCACGTCCTCCATCGCGTCGAGCAGGTCGTCGTAGGTCAGCAGGCCGATGGCCTTCGTCTCGGGGACGGGTTCGAGCGCGACGGTCGCCTCGGTGACGACCGCGAGCGTCCCCTCGCTGCCCGCAAGCAGGCGGGCGAGGTTGACCGATCCCGACTCGGCCTCCTCGATCAGTTGATCGAGGTTGTACCCCGAGACGTTGCGCTTCAGGTCCGGATACCGCTCGCGCACCTCGTCGGCCTCCTCGTCGATTATCCGGACGACCTCGGCGTGGATACGCTCCTCGATGGTGCCCTCGGGGTCGGCGGTGGCCCGCAGGTCGTCGAGGGCCACCTCGCCGAAGGTGGTGACCGTCCCGTCCGCGAGGACGGCCTCGACCTCCTCGACGTAGGCGTCGGTCTTGCCGTACTTCAGCGAGTGCGAGCCGGTGGAGTTGTTGCCGATGGCGCCGCCGAGGACGCTCTTGTCCCCCCACGCCGGGTCGGGGGCGAACTTCAGGCCGTGGGGAGCGAGTTCGGCGTTCAGGTCGCCGAGTTTGACGCC encodes the following:
- a CDS encoding FAD-binding and (Fe-S)-binding domain-containing protein, producing MATTGDSADDPSSAGDYDYRSDDVDRPGMVDDLEGLIDGDVRFDDYSRQLYATDASAYEMTPVGVVFPTSTADVAAVVEYCADRGVPVLPRGGGTSLAGQTVNEAVVLDFSRSMTDVLEADPEARRARAQPGVKLGDLNAELAPHGLKFAPDPAWGDKSVLGGAIGNNSTGSHSLKYGKTDAYVEEVEAVLADGTVTTFGEVALDDLRATADPEGTIEERIHAEVVRIIDEEADEVRERYPDLKRNVSGYNLDQLIEEAESGSVNLARLLAGSEGTLAVVTEATVALEPVPETKAIGLLTYDDLLDAMEDVAPILEHDPAAVEVLDDVLLDLARDTAEFADVVGTLPEGTDSVLLVEFYAESDAAGKALVADLIADRVPDGDPDADPSDGAADRTAAPRRARAAMEAHDAETREKFWKMRKSGLPILLGRTSDAKHIAFIEDTAIPAENLPDYVADFQAMLDDHDTFASYYAHAGPGVLHIRPLVNTKTVEGVAQMESIADAATDLVVKYDGSVSGEHGDGRARTQWNRKLYGDRLWETFRDLKSAYDPDWILNPGTVCGDVDMTENLRFDPDYEFDAGFDPALDWDNENGMQGMVELCHGCGGCRGPQETTGGVMCPTYRASQEEITATRGRANLLRQAMSGDLDGDATDVEFMHEVLDLCIGCKGCSKDCPSEVDLAKLKAEVTHEHHQRHGASLRDKLFANVETMNRLGSALAPLSNWATKVPGARTLLEKTLGIAKDRTLPTFHRESLVDWFDDRGGSRVPEAEADRKVLLFPDAYTTYNHPESGKAAVRVLEAANVHVAIPRDVAGSGRPPFSKGFLDEARERAATNVDALAPRVRDGWDVVLVEPSDAVMFQDEYRDLLTGADVDAVADGTYGVMEYLDAFRLDERLDTGGADGSLTYHGHCHQKSTNRDHHAVGVLRRAGYAVDPLDSGCCGMAGSFGYEAEHRSMSRAIGSILFDQVDGSPGEEVVAPGASCRTQLGDRYDAEPPTPVEKLDAALR